Sequence from the Neorhizobium sp. NCHU2750 genome:
ATATGCGCGAAAGTTAGGGTCGGGCGGCCACAATGTCCATAAAAAAATCCAATTTCTATTGATCACCGGCTGTCGCGTTCGCGGTTTATATATACATTTAACGCCGCGTTTGCAGTGTGTTCGGCCCTGTATGTGGAAGCCTGTCGTCAGTGATCACGAAGGCGTGATCTGGTGCGTCTGGCTTTCGTTTTCTATGGCCAACAGGTGGCTGAAGGCTGCCGTTTTTCGGTGTAAAATCGACAATGCTTATTTTCTAGGCGCGTCAGTCGCTTGACACGCTTTTGGGCGCTGCCTACAGAATTGACCAATTGGTAAAGAGGGGATTTTCCATGACAAATGACTTCAGCTTGTCTCGCCGCACACTGATCGCTTCCGCTGCTGCCTTTAGTGCAAGTGCCTTCATTCCGGCGGCCCGCGCCGCGGCCCCGCTGAAGGTCGCCGGCATCCATGCGTCCCCGGTCGAAAACGCCTGGAACTCGGTTCTGCATGCCGCCTTGCAGCAGGCTGCCAAGGAAGGCGTCATCGAATATGTCTTCTCCGAAGGCGTTTCGGGTACCGACTATGGCCGCGCCATGCGCGAATATGCCGAACAGGGCAACAAGCTCATCATCGGCGAGGCCTATGCTGTCGAAAACGAGGCGCGCGAAGTCGCCACCGAATACCCGGACACGGCATTCGTGCTGGGCTCCAGCGGTAAACAAGCCGGCGACAATTTCGGCGTCTTCGGAACCTGGAACCATGATGGTGCTTATCTGGCCGGCATGCTGGCCGGCAAGATGACCAAGAGCAACGTCGTCGGTTCGGTCGGCGCCATGCCGATCCCGGAAGTCAACATGCTGATCAATGCCTTCGGCGAAGGCGTGAAGGCGGTCAATCCGGATGCGAAGCTGCTCGTCTCGTTCATCGGCACCTTCTTCGATCCGCCGAAGGCACGCGAAGCCGGTCTTGCCCAGATCGATGCGGGCGCGGATATCCTGTTCGGCGAACGCATCGGCACGGCTGATGCCGCCAAAGAGCGCGGCATCAAGGCTGTCGGCTCGCTGATCGATTATACGCCACGCTATCCCAACACGGTATTTGCCAACGCACTCTGGGGCTTCCGTCCGATCCTCAATGCTGCGATCGCCGATGTGAACGCCGGCAAGCCGGTCGGCAAGGACTACACGGCTTTCGGTCTTCTGAAGGAAGGCGGCAGCGATATCTCCTACACCAAGGGTGTGGCTCCGGCCGATGCGGAGACTGCGATGGAGGCAAAGCGCGCCGAGATCAAGGCCGGCACGTTCGAAGTTCCGCGCAACATGAACGAGCCGAAGTAAGCCGTGCAGGCCGACGCGACAGCTCTTGCCGAAGCGATCGGCCGTGGAAAATTGACGGCGCGGCAGGCGATGGAAAGATCGCTTGCCGCCGCCGAAAAACATCAGGCGCTCGGCGCCATATGTCATCTCGATGCCGAACAGGGGCTGGCTTCGGCCGAGGCCTTTGATGCCCTGCCGGCCGAGCAGCGCAAATCCATGCCGTTCGGCGGCGTCCCGACGCTTGCCAAGGATCTCGGTGGGCCGTTCCGAGGCTTTCCTGTCGCGGCCGGATCGAAATCTCTTTTGCGGCAGGACGGTCGGGCCGATTCCGATCTCGCTGCCCGGTTTCGAAGTGCTGGGTTTTGTCTGTTCGGCATCACCACGACCCCGGAATTCGGTCTGTCCCTGGCGAGCGAGCCGGCGATTGGCCCGATATCGCGCAATCCGCTCGATCCTATCTTGACCTCCGGCGGATCTTCCGGTGGTGCCGCTGCCGCGGTTGCTGCGGGGATTGTATCGATCGCCCATGCTACGGATGCTGGCGGCTCGATCCGTGTTCCGGCGGCTTGCTGTGGTCTTGTCGGATTGAAGCCCGGACGAGGGGCGATGGCTGCCGGACCGCTTTTCACCAATCATCTCGGTGGAATTGCCAGCGAACTCGCCGTCTGCCGATCAGTACGGGATGCGGAACTGGCATTCTCGGCTTTGTCCGGCTCCACATCCGGGCCCTATCCACCTGTCGAACAGGCGAGCATGCCGTCCGGAAAGCTTCGGATCGGATTGCTGGCCGATCTTGGATCGGATTTTGCGATCGAGCCCGTTCGTGCCGAAGCTGTGGAGGAGGCAGCACGTGCCTTGGAGGCGGAAGGGCATGAGATCGTTTCGCTGAACTGGGACGATATCCGTGCGGTCGTCGAAGCGTCGGGCAAGGCGTTTCGCGATGTGATTGCCATCAATCTTGCAAGTCTGGCGAAACTGCCCGGCATCGATCCGTCCTGCTGGGAGCCGATGACACAGGCAGTTGCCGAAGAGGGTGGCCGGATGAGCGGCGTTGCGGTTTGGGATCTGGTGCAGGCCATCGTCTATGTCGGCCGCGATCTCCATGCGCTGTTTAATCGCTTTGACTGCTTGCTGACACCGATGCTGGCGTCTGCCCCAAGGTCGATTGGATCTTTCCCCAGTGATCACCGCGATACCGACCTGCATTTTGCCCGCATGGGTTCTTTTGCACCGCTTGCATCGATTGCCAACATCTCTGGCTTTCCTGCGATAACCCTACCTTTCGGGGTGGATAAGAGGGGGCTGCCCTTGCCGGTGCAGATGATAGCTCCTATGGGGCATGAGGCGCTGCTTCTGGCCCTTGCCGCAAGGCTTGAGGGTGAGGAGCGCTGGTCGCACCGTTTCCCTATCGCAGGTCTCGACCGATGACGGACACCGTTCTCGACATCAAAAATGTCAGCAAACGTTTTGGCGACAACCTCGCCAATGACGATATTTCGCTGTCGCTGGCGAAGGGAGAGATCGTCGCCTTGCTCGGTGAAAACGGCGCCGGCAAGACGACGCTGATGAGTATTCTCTTCGGCCATTATGTGCCGGATACGGGTTCCGTTTCGGTTATGGGGCAGACGCTGGCGCCAGGTAAGCCGCGCGTCGCGATCCGCGCTGGTGTCGGCATGGTGCACCAGCATTTTTCGCTGGCGCCGAACCTCACCGTGCTTGAAAACGTCATGACCGGAACGGAAAGTCTTTGGTCTCTCGGTTCCAATGTATCGGCCGGGCGGAAAAAGCTTATCGAGATTTCCGGGCGTTTCGGCCTGAAGGTCGATCCGGATGCGCGGCTCGGCGATCTTTCGGTCGGCGAGCAGCAGCGGGTGGAAATCCTGAAGGCGCTTTATAATGATGCGCGCATTCTGGTGCTTGATGAGCCGACGGCGGTCCTGACCAAGCTCGAAGCCGAGACGCTGTTTTCGACCTTGAAGGACATGGCGCAGCAAGGCCTGTCGCTGATCTTCATTTCCCATAAGCTGGATGAGGTAATGGCGACCGCCGACCGCATAGTCGTGCTGCGCGGCGGCAGACAAGTCGCCGAACGCAAGGTGGCCGATACAAGCAAGGCCGAACTTGCCGAACTGATGGTCGGCCGCAAGGTGACGCGGCCGGTGCGGGAGGTTTCAACGCCGGGAGAGATCGTGCTGGAAGCCGCCGGTATTAGCGTGCGTTCGGGCGGCGTGGACCGGCTGAAATCCGTCGATTTCCAGCTGAGGGCCGGCGAGGTGCTCGGTATTATCGGTGTTTCCGGCAACGGGCAGGCGGTGCTGGCTCAGCTTTTGAGTGGCACGATCGGCCGCAGCGCCGGCGATCTGGTTCTGTTCGGCAAGGGTGTCGGCGATTTGACCGTGGCGGATGCCGTGTCTTCTGGTATCGGGCGCATTCCCGAGGATCGCAACCGCGACGGCGCCATTGGCGAGATGGCGATCTGGGAAAATGCGATCCTGGAACGGTTGCCGGAGTTTTCCAAGGCTGGACTTGTCGACCGCAAGGCGGGCATCGCCTTTGCGACAAGGATCATCGAAGGTTTTGATGTGCGCGGTGGAACGCCGACCAGCCGTATCCGGCTGCTTTCCGGCGGCAACATGCAGAAGCTGATCCTCGGCCGCAACCTGATTGAACACCCGAAAATCCTGCTCGCGGCGCAGCCTGCGCGCGGACTGGACGAGGGTGCTGTCGCGGCGGTGCATGAACGTATTCTCGATGCGCGCAAAGCCGGCACCGCCGTGCTGCTGATTTCCGAGGATCTCGATGAGGTGATGGCGTTGGCCGATCGCATCCAGGCGATCGTCGGCGGACGGCTGTCGCCCTCCGTCAATGCCTCGGATGTCGCTGCACAAAGGCTCGGCCTGATGATGGCCGGGGAATGGAATATGCTGGGGATGAAGGACGCGACCGATGCGGTTTGAGAGGCGCGAACATCGCTCGACACTGCTGGTGATTGCCACTCCGATCCTTGCTGTCATCGCAGCCCTTGCTATTGCCGGTGTGCTGATCGCGCTTGCCGGTGCACCGGTGTTCCAGGCCTATTGGAAGATTCTGACCAGCGCCTTCGGCTCGCGCCTTTCGGCGACCGAAACATTGACCCGCGCCTCGCCGCTGATCCTGACCGGGCTGGCAGCAGCCGTGGCCTTCAGGGCGCGGCTCTGGAATATCGGCGCAGAAGGGCAGTTCTATCTCGGCGCGATTGCCTCGGCTGCCGCGAGCGCCCATCTTCTCGCAGGGCTGCCATCGCTGTTGCAAATCCCGCTTCTCTTCATCGTCGGTGCATTTGCCGGCATGATCCTGCTGCTTGTGCCTCTATGGCTGCGTCTGCGCTTTTCCGTCGATGAAGTGGTGACGACGCTGCTTCTGAATTTCGTCGCACTGCTCTTCGTCTCGATGTTGATCGATGGCGTGCTGAAGGATCCGGCAGCCTTCGGCTGGCCGCAGTCGGAAGCGGTGGATGCAGCCGCCCGGCTGCCAAAGCTGCTTGCCCGTTCGCGGCTTCATATCGGGCTGGTGATTGCTGTCGTGATCGCCCTCGTGATCCATTTCGTCCAGACACGCACCGTCTTCGGCGTACAGTCTCGCGCTGCCGGTCTGAACCCCTCCGGTGCGATATTCGCCGGTGTGCCGCTCGGCCGCACGCTGGTCATCGTCGCGATGATGTCCGGTGGTCTGGCTGGCCTTGCCGGCACGATCGAGGTTCTGGGCGTCAAGGGTTATGTCACGACCGATCTTTCGCCGGGCTATGGTTATTCCGGCATCGTCGTTGCCATGCTCGCCAACTTGAACCCGCTCGGGGTCGTGCTGGCGGCGCTGTTTACAGCGACAATGTTCGTCGGTGCGGACGGGATGAGCCGCAGCATGGGCATCCCGACCTATATTGCCGACGTGACGGTGGCGCTGTCGCTGCTATCCATGCTGGTCGCGGTGTTCTTCACACAATACAGGATACGCCGATGAGCGCGCTTTTCGATATCCTCGCCTCTGCCGGCCTTTGGGCTGCCGTGCTGCGTATCGCAACACCGCTGATCCTGGGCACGCTCGGGGCGCTGCTTTCGGAGCGTGCCGGTGTCTTGAACCTCGGCATCGAAGGGATCATGACCTTCGGTGCGATGGCTGGATGGCTTGCTGTCTATAATGGCGCAGACCTGTGGCTGGGGCTGCTGGTGGCGGCCCTTTGCGGCGCGGTGTTCGGCCTGCTGCATTCGGTGCTGACGGTAACGCTCGGCCTGTCGCAGCATGTTTCGGGTCTCGGCGTGACCCTGTTTGCCTCGAGCTTTTCCTATTACCTCTTCCGGCTGATGGTGCCGGTTGCCGGCACGCCGCCGACGATCGTTCCGTTCCAGCCGCTCGATATTCCAGGCCTTTCGTCGCTGCCCTTTGTCGGGCCGGCCTTCTTTACCCAGACGGCACCGACCTATCTGGCCATCGGGCTCGCCATCGCGCTTGCCTATCTGATTGCCCGCACGCCGGTGGGGCTCGCGATCCGCATGACGGGAGAGAACCCGCATGCGGCCGACGCACAGGGCTTGAACCCTTTGGCAATCCGCTATGCTGCTGTGATCGCGGGCAGTGCCCTGATGGCTGTCGGCGGGGCCTTCCTGACGCTCTCTGCGTTCAATAGTTTCTTCCCGACCATGGTGCAGGGGCGCGGCTGGATCTGCATCGCGCTTGTCGTCTTCGCCTCGTGGAAGCCGGAGCGGGCGCTGCTCGGCGCGATATTGTTTGCTCTGTTCGATGCCTTCCAGCTTCGATTGCAGACGGTCCTGAACGGTGTCGTGCCCTACCAGATTTTCCTGATGATCCCCTATCTGCTGTCGATCGTGGCGCTTGCCGTCATGGCGCGGCGCGCCCGTGTGCCACAGGCGCTGATGCAGCCCTACAGGCGCGGCGAGCGCTGACGATTTAATTCCGAGGAGTTTTTCATGTTCGATCTCATCATCAGACAAGCCAATCTGCCGGATGGCCGCAAGGGCGTCGATATCGCCGTTTCGGGGGGCAAGATCGCCGCGATCGAGGCTAATATTGCAGGCGAAGCGCGTGAAACGATCGATGCTACGAACCGGCTGGTCAGCACCTCCTTCGTCGATCCGCATTTCCACATGGACGCAACCCTGTCGCTCGGCCTGCCACGGATGAATGTTTCCGGTACGCTGCTGGAAGGCATCGCGCTCTGGGGCGAGCTTCGACCATTGCTGACGAAGGAAGCGCTGGTCGAGCGGGCGCTTGCCTACTGCGATCTCGCCGTCTCTCAGGGGCTTCTGCATATCCGCACGCATGTCGACACTTCTGATCCACGGCTGGTGACGGCGGAGGCCATGCTGGAAGTGAAGAAGCGCGTTGCGCCCTATATCGACCTGCAGCTCGTCGCCTTCCCGCAGGACGGTTATTATCGTGCAGCCGATGGTGTGAAGTCTCTGGAACGGGCGCTCGACATGGGCGTCGATATCGTCGGCGGCATCCCGCATTTCGAGCGGACCATGCAGGACGGCGCCGCTTCGGTGGAAGCGCTTTGCCGTATCGCGGCCGATCGCGGCCTTCCGGTCGACATGCATTGCGACGAGACGGATGATCCGATGTCTCGCCATATCGAGACGCTCTCAGCCCAGACCGTGCGTTTCGGCCTGCAGGGCCGGGTTGCCGGTTCGCACCTGACCTCGATGCATTCAATGGACAATTACTACGTCTCGAAGCTGATCCCGCTGATGGCGGAAGCTCAGAT
This genomic interval carries:
- a CDS encoding BMP family protein, translated to MTNDFSLSRRTLIASAAAFSASAFIPAARAAAPLKVAGIHASPVENAWNSVLHAALQQAAKEGVIEYVFSEGVSGTDYGRAMREYAEQGNKLIIGEAYAVENEAREVATEYPDTAFVLGSSGKQAGDNFGVFGTWNHDGAYLAGMLAGKMTKSNVVGSVGAMPIPEVNMLINAFGEGVKAVNPDAKLLVSFIGTFFDPPKAREAGLAQIDAGADILFGERIGTADAAKERGIKAVGSLIDYTPRYPNTVFANALWGFRPILNAAIADVNAGKPVGKDYTAFGLLKEGGSDISYTKGVAPADAETAMEAKRAEIKAGTFEVPRNMNEPK
- a CDS encoding amidase, translating into MQADATALAEAIGRGKLTARQAMERSLAAAEKHQALGAICHLDAEQGLASAEAFDALPAEQRKSMPFGGVPTLAKDLGGPFRGFPVAAGSKSLLRQDGRADSDLAARFRSAGFCLFGITTTPEFGLSLASEPAIGPISRNPLDPILTSGGSSGGAAAAVAAGIVSIAHATDAGGSIRVPAACCGLVGLKPGRGAMAAGPLFTNHLGGIASELAVCRSVRDAELAFSALSGSTSGPYPPVEQASMPSGKLRIGLLADLGSDFAIEPVRAEAVEEAARALEAEGHEIVSLNWDDIRAVVEASGKAFRDVIAINLASLAKLPGIDPSCWEPMTQAVAEEGGRMSGVAVWDLVQAIVYVGRDLHALFNRFDCLLTPMLASAPRSIGSFPSDHRDTDLHFARMGSFAPLASIANISGFPAITLPFGVDKRGLPLPVQMIAPMGHEALLLALAARLEGEERWSHRFPIAGLDR
- a CDS encoding ABC transporter ATP-binding protein, translated to MTDTVLDIKNVSKRFGDNLANDDISLSLAKGEIVALLGENGAGKTTLMSILFGHYVPDTGSVSVMGQTLAPGKPRVAIRAGVGMVHQHFSLAPNLTVLENVMTGTESLWSLGSNVSAGRKKLIEISGRFGLKVDPDARLGDLSVGEQQRVEILKALYNDARILVLDEPTAVLTKLEAETLFSTLKDMAQQGLSLIFISHKLDEVMATADRIVVLRGGRQVAERKVADTSKAELAELMVGRKVTRPVREVSTPGEIVLEAAGISVRSGGVDRLKSVDFQLRAGEVLGIIGVSGNGQAVLAQLLSGTIGRSAGDLVLFGKGVGDLTVADAVSSGIGRIPEDRNRDGAIGEMAIWENAILERLPEFSKAGLVDRKAGIAFATRIIEGFDVRGGTPTSRIRLLSGGNMQKLILGRNLIEHPKILLAAQPARGLDEGAVAAVHERILDARKAGTAVLLISEDLDEVMALADRIQAIVGGRLSPSVNASDVAAQRLGLMMAGEWNMLGMKDATDAV
- a CDS encoding ABC transporter permease, translating into MRFERREHRSTLLVIATPILAVIAALAIAGVLIALAGAPVFQAYWKILTSAFGSRLSATETLTRASPLILTGLAAAVAFRARLWNIGAEGQFYLGAIASAAASAHLLAGLPSLLQIPLLFIVGAFAGMILLLVPLWLRLRFSVDEVVTTLLLNFVALLFVSMLIDGVLKDPAAFGWPQSEAVDAAARLPKLLARSRLHIGLVIAVVIALVIHFVQTRTVFGVQSRAAGLNPSGAIFAGVPLGRTLVIVAMMSGGLAGLAGTIEVLGVKGYVTTDLSPGYGYSGIVVAMLANLNPLGVVLAALFTATMFVGADGMSRSMGIPTYIADVTVALSLLSMLVAVFFTQYRIRR
- a CDS encoding ABC transporter permease, which encodes MSALFDILASAGLWAAVLRIATPLILGTLGALLSERAGVLNLGIEGIMTFGAMAGWLAVYNGADLWLGLLVAALCGAVFGLLHSVLTVTLGLSQHVSGLGVTLFASSFSYYLFRLMVPVAGTPPTIVPFQPLDIPGLSSLPFVGPAFFTQTAPTYLAIGLAIALAYLIARTPVGLAIRMTGENPHAADAQGLNPLAIRYAAVIAGSALMAVGGAFLTLSAFNSFFPTMVQGRGWICIALVVFASWKPERALLGAILFALFDAFQLRLQTVLNGVVPYQIFLMIPYLLSIVALAVMARRARVPQALMQPYRRGER
- a CDS encoding amidohydrolase family protein, with protein sequence MFDLIIRQANLPDGRKGVDIAVSGGKIAAIEANIAGEARETIDATNRLVSTSFVDPHFHMDATLSLGLPRMNVSGTLLEGIALWGELRPLLTKEALVERALAYCDLAVSQGLLHIRTHVDTSDPRLVTAEAMLEVKKRVAPYIDLQLVAFPQDGYYRAADGVKSLERALDMGVDIVGGIPHFERTMQDGAASVEALCRIAADRGLPVDMHCDETDDPMSRHIETLSAQTVRFGLQGRVAGSHLTSMHSMDNYYVSKLIPLMAEAQINVIPNPLINIMLQGRHDTYPKRRGMTRVRELMAAGLNVSFGHDCVMDPWYSMGSGDMLEVGHMAIHVAQMSGVEDKKKIFDALTVNSARTMGLENYGLSVGCNADLVMLQAEDVLEALRLKPTRLAVIRRGKVIARTEPKISHLQLDGRPGEIDMGRNPTNRG